A region from the Sandaracinus amylolyticus genome encodes:
- a CDS encoding serine/threonine-protein kinase has product MTAAPASLMRDLSGRRLGRYEVLVQLASGGMATVYVARAQGVAGFERLVAIKVLHPHLAHDEEFISMFLDEARLAARIRHPNVVPTLDISDTEGDGYFLVMEYIEGDHLGALLREAARAHTPIPPSIAARLVIDALEGLGAAHTLTDPDGLALGIVHRDVSPHNVLIGSDGVARITDFGVAKAEVRLSSTRDGQFKGKLSYMAPEQASSGRADQRSDLFSMGIVLWETLTGRRLFRADNNGELLNRLLNEPIVPPSTYVPEAAAFDAICACALERDPEARYQTAEEFVQAIEDAAPACGGVASPRAVGRLVRELLGPKIDAQNTRIRAATDTLGRAEMRGGLLPLPGPGGSQPSQPSSSRPASLTPSAVRPIVLDTSEMTVGAKPSTLASEVSGEQPAPRRSRSKAWIVAVLALLVIGGVGAAFALGIAASAPSATTAPAIAAPPAMVSSTSAEPSTPEAVPAPSEAAATAAPSAEPVGTPERAEATEPARSDETAASPERRESESAREARRRRRAEAEASAAAASDDEDDGDLIVNPYRR; this is encoded by the coding sequence ATGACGGCTGCGCCCGCCTCGCTGATGCGCGATCTGAGTGGCCGGCGTCTCGGTCGCTACGAAGTGCTCGTCCAGCTCGCGTCGGGCGGCATGGCGACGGTCTACGTCGCGCGTGCGCAGGGCGTCGCGGGCTTCGAGCGGCTCGTCGCGATCAAGGTGCTGCACCCGCACCTCGCGCACGACGAAGAGTTCATCTCGATGTTCCTCGACGAGGCGCGCCTCGCCGCGCGCATCCGTCATCCGAACGTCGTGCCGACGCTCGACATCTCCGACACCGAGGGCGACGGCTACTTCCTCGTGATGGAGTACATCGAGGGCGATCACCTCGGCGCGCTGCTCCGCGAGGCCGCGCGCGCGCACACGCCGATCCCGCCGTCGATCGCGGCGCGCCTGGTGATCGACGCGCTCGAGGGCCTCGGCGCCGCGCACACGCTCACCGATCCCGACGGGCTCGCGCTCGGGATCGTCCATCGCGACGTGTCGCCGCACAACGTGCTGATCGGGAGCGACGGAGTCGCGCGCATCACCGACTTCGGCGTCGCGAAGGCCGAGGTGCGGCTCAGCTCGACGCGCGACGGCCAGTTCAAGGGCAAGCTCTCGTACATGGCGCCCGAGCAGGCCTCGAGCGGGCGCGCCGATCAGCGCAGCGACCTCTTCAGCATGGGCATCGTGCTGTGGGAGACCTTGACCGGGCGGAGGCTCTTCCGCGCCGACAACAACGGCGAGCTGCTCAATCGCCTGCTCAACGAGCCGATCGTCCCGCCCTCGACCTACGTGCCCGAGGCCGCGGCGTTCGACGCGATCTGCGCGTGCGCGCTCGAGCGCGATCCCGAGGCGCGTTACCAGACCGCCGAGGAGTTCGTGCAGGCGATCGAGGACGCGGCGCCGGCGTGCGGCGGCGTCGCGAGCCCGCGCGCGGTGGGGCGTCTCGTGCGCGAGCTGCTCGGCCCGAAGATCGATGCCCAGAACACGCGAATCCGCGCGGCGACCGACACGCTCGGCCGCGCCGAGATGCGCGGCGGGCTGCTCCCGCTGCCGGGCCCTGGTGGATCGCAGCCGAGCCAGCCGAGCAGCAGTCGCCCCGCGTCGCTCACGCCGAGCGCGGTGCGCCCGATCGTGCTGGACACGAGCGAGATGACCGTCGGCGCCAAGCCGTCGACGCTCGCGAGCGAGGTGTCCGGCGAGCAGCCTGCGCCGCGGCGATCGCGATCGAAGGCGTGGATCGTCGCGGTGCTCGCGCTGCTGGTGATCGGCGGCGTCGGCGCGGCGTTCGCGCTCGGCATCGCGGCCAGCGCGCCGAGCGCGACGACCGCGCCGGCGATCGCGGCGCCGCCCGCGATGGTGAGCTCGACGAGCGCCGAGCCGAGCACGCCCGAGGCGGTGCCCGCGCCGAGCGAAGCCGCGGCGACCGCGGCGCCGTCGGCCGAGCCGGTCGGGACGCCCGAGCGCGCCGAGGCCACCGAGCCCGCGCGCTCCGACGAGACCGCGGCGTCGCCGGAGCGCCGCGAGAGCGAGTCGGCGCGCGAGGCGCGTCGCCGTCGTCGCGCGGAGGCGGAGGCGAGCGCCGCCGCGGCGAGCGACGACGAGGACGATGGCGATCTGATCGTGAACCCCTACCGGCGCTGA
- a CDS encoding tetratricopeptide repeat protein, with translation MHRRLRRGDSSGSRSGQRPLHERARGARFLLATFACLLLSVLASTPCVTHAQAPTAPSTTREPTAEERQAAADAFDRGTRAYLARDYPRAAQWFETAYRMAPASAALVQAVRSHERAGNTVRAATLALRLRAMHAGDRDADRQSEQTLRLASQLVRVDVVCDQPCTVELDGTLMEHPSFFVAPSTDHVVRASFSTGTAEQDVAAGEAGATRELRFEAPPAPPEPVAVATPEPTPAEPTEATEPTEPVRPVESGGGLSPAFAVTGIALTAISGGVLTWSGIDTLDGVDAYETSPTPEGLSDGQARETRTNVLIGVTAGLAAVTVVLMIFTDWDGEPSSDEASVSAALVPIEGGAYGLVGGTF, from the coding sequence ATGCATCGACGACTGCGCCGCGGTGACTCGAGCGGATCACGCTCGGGGCAACGCCCGCTTCACGAGCGGGCGCGCGGTGCACGTTTCCTCCTCGCGACATTCGCGTGTCTGCTGCTGAGCGTCCTCGCTTCGACGCCGTGCGTCACGCACGCGCAGGCGCCCACCGCGCCGAGCACCACGCGCGAGCCCACCGCCGAGGAGCGCCAGGCTGCGGCCGACGCGTTCGACCGCGGCACGCGCGCGTATCTCGCGCGTGACTATCCGCGCGCGGCGCAGTGGTTCGAGACCGCGTACCGCATGGCGCCCGCGTCCGCGGCGCTGGTGCAGGCGGTGCGCTCGCACGAGCGCGCGGGCAACACGGTGCGCGCCGCGACGCTCGCGCTGCGCCTGCGCGCGATGCACGCCGGGGATCGCGACGCGGATCGCCAGAGCGAGCAGACGTTGCGGCTCGCGTCGCAGCTCGTGCGCGTCGACGTGGTCTGCGATCAGCCGTGCACCGTCGAGCTCGACGGGACGCTGATGGAGCACCCTTCGTTCTTCGTCGCGCCGAGCACCGATCACGTCGTGCGCGCGTCGTTCTCGACCGGCACCGCCGAGCAGGACGTCGCGGCCGGCGAGGCGGGCGCGACGCGCGAGCTTCGGTTCGAGGCGCCTCCCGCGCCGCCCGAGCCCGTCGCGGTCGCGACGCCCGAGCCGACGCCGGCCGAGCCCACGGAAGCGACCGAGCCGACCGAGCCGGTGCGTCCTGTGGAGAGCGGCGGCGGCCTGTCGCCCGCGTTCGCCGTCACCGGCATCGCGCTCACCGCGATCTCCGGCGGCGTGCTCACGTGGTCGGGGATCGACACGCTCGACGGCGTCGACGCGTACGAGACGAGCCCGACGCCCGAGGGTCTGTCCGACGGTCAGGCGCGCGAGACGCGCACGAACGTGCTGATCGGCGTCACGGCCGGTCTCGCGGCGGTCACCGTCGTGCTGATGATCTTCACCGACTGGGATGGGGAGCCTTCGAGCGACGAGGCCTCGGTCTCGGCTGCGCTCGTCCCGATCGAGGGCGGTGCTTACGGCTTGGTGGGAGGGACGTTCTGA
- a CDS encoding phospho-sugar mutase — MTATTDDLRARAQAWIADDPDTAMRDELSALMTGGDWKEIADRFAGRLEFGTAGLRGVIGAGPNRMNRAVVRAASAGLCAYLEQTTSNAKERGITIGYDGRRMSVELARETVEVATARGFRVHLFESVEPTPVLAYAVKRMNAAAGVMVTASHNPPEYNGYKVYWGNGAQIIPPHDVGIAAAIDAVGALMNVPLLPFEQAKASGLVTILGKDLEDEYHAEIQKLLVAPSTTRDLRIAYTALHGVGDRHVRRALATAGFTQVHSVASQAEPDGAFPTVRFPNPEEQGAMDAVLDLAREIDAEVVLANDPDADRLAVAVRTAPGSYVQLTGNEVGCLLGHYLLEHGPKDPKRTVISSIVSSPMLGAIAQAHGAHWEHVLTGFKWIANRAMELENDGYRFVFGYEEALGYTVGPLVRDKDGVSAALLAAEMTAWCKAHGRSLIDELELMSRRYGLFFSRQVSVTMKGADGAQKIARIMDGARANPPETLGTHAVLAMQDLARGERRVRGGTVEKLALPPSNVIAFELDGGHRVMLRPSGTEPKIKYYFDLREVMGEKEPVHSARARGERMLESLVEAFLAYVGPLGA; from the coding sequence ATGACAGCGACGACCGACGATCTCCGCGCGCGAGCCCAGGCCTGGATCGCAGACGACCCCGACACCGCGATGCGCGACGAGCTGAGCGCGCTGATGACCGGCGGGGACTGGAAGGAGATCGCCGATCGCTTCGCGGGGCGGCTCGAGTTCGGCACCGCGGGTCTGCGCGGTGTGATCGGCGCGGGCCCGAACCGGATGAACCGCGCGGTCGTGCGCGCGGCGAGCGCGGGGCTCTGCGCGTACCTCGAGCAGACGACGAGCAACGCGAAGGAGCGCGGGATCACGATCGGCTACGACGGCCGCCGCATGAGCGTCGAGCTCGCGCGCGAGACCGTCGAGGTCGCGACCGCGCGCGGCTTCCGCGTGCATCTCTTCGAGAGCGTCGAGCCCACGCCGGTGCTCGCGTACGCGGTGAAGCGGATGAACGCGGCCGCGGGCGTGATGGTCACCGCGAGCCACAACCCGCCCGAGTACAACGGGTACAAGGTCTACTGGGGCAACGGCGCGCAGATCATCCCGCCGCACGACGTCGGGATCGCGGCGGCGATCGACGCGGTCGGCGCGCTGATGAACGTGCCCCTGCTGCCGTTCGAGCAGGCGAAGGCGAGCGGCCTCGTCACGATCCTCGGCAAGGATCTCGAGGACGAGTACCACGCCGAGATCCAGAAGCTCCTCGTCGCGCCGAGCACCACGCGCGATCTCCGCATCGCGTACACCGCGCTGCACGGCGTGGGTGATCGTCACGTCCGCCGCGCGCTCGCGACCGCGGGGTTCACGCAGGTGCACAGCGTCGCGTCGCAGGCCGAGCCCGACGGCGCGTTCCCCACCGTGCGCTTCCCGAACCCCGAGGAGCAGGGCGCGATGGACGCAGTGCTCGACCTCGCGCGCGAGATCGACGCGGAGGTCGTGCTCGCGAACGACCCCGACGCGGATCGCCTCGCCGTCGCGGTGCGCACCGCGCCCGGCTCGTACGTGCAGCTCACGGGCAACGAGGTCGGCTGCCTGCTCGGCCACTACCTGCTCGAGCACGGCCCGAAGGATCCGAAGCGCACGGTGATCAGCTCGATCGTGAGCTCGCCGATGCTCGGCGCGATCGCGCAGGCGCACGGCGCGCACTGGGAGCACGTGCTCACGGGCTTCAAGTGGATCGCGAACCGCGCGATGGAGCTCGAGAACGACGGCTACCGCTTCGTGTTCGGCTACGAAGAAGCGCTCGGCTACACCGTCGGCCCGCTGGTGCGCGACAAGGACGGAGTGAGCGCGGCGCTGCTCGCGGCGGAGATGACCGCGTGGTGCAAGGCGCACGGCCGCTCGCTGATCGACGAGCTCGAGCTGATGTCGCGCCGCTACGGGCTCTTCTTCAGCCGACAGGTCTCGGTGACGATGAAGGGCGCCGACGGCGCGCAGAAGATCGCGCGCATTATGGACGGCGCGCGCGCGAACCCGCCGGAGACGCTGGGCACGCACGCGGTGCTCGCGATGCAGGATCTCGCGCGCGGCGAGCGCCGGGTGCGCGGCGGGACGGTCGAGAAGCTCGCGCTGCCGCCGAGCAACGTGATCGCGTTCGAGCTCGACGGCGGGCACCGCGTGATGCTGCGCCCCAGCGGGACCGAGCCGAAGATCAAGTACTACTTCGATCTGCGCGAGGTCATGGGCGAGAAGGAGCCGGTGCACTCGGCGCGCGCGCGCGGCGAGCGCATGCTCGAGTCGCTGGTCGAAGCGTTCCTCGCGTACGTCGGGCCCCTCGGGGCCTGA
- a CDS encoding FHA domain-containing protein encodes MLRLQQTFGAHAGRVREVDQDVVRFGRLPTNDYAFDPHADLDASGNHAEIRKENGRYVLVDVGSRNGTLVNGRPVQRHVLEGGEEIEFGTGGPRVRVEITAQGTSGRGAPTAPATPIALDVPVSPQGPTAFAPPIGGAAVPTPQWPVSSPPFGPPGVGVSPSAPGVGVPPSAPPPPMVLSPAPIPPGASPKLYGQKTVDLMIQSAVAASQGGGHTPAPIPPSAAHDTAYIRKIADDAAGKKSRPMVFVLAVVLALFLVTLCGVSGIIAVLWLRAYGASV; translated from the coding sequence ATGCTCCGCTTGCAGCAGACGTTCGGCGCGCACGCGGGCCGCGTGCGCGAGGTCGATCAGGACGTCGTGCGCTTCGGGCGACTGCCGACGAACGACTACGCGTTCGATCCGCACGCCGATCTCGACGCGTCGGGCAACCACGCCGAGATCCGCAAGGAGAACGGGCGCTACGTGCTCGTCGACGTCGGCAGCCGCAACGGCACGCTCGTCAACGGGCGTCCGGTGCAGCGCCACGTGCTCGAGGGCGGCGAGGAGATCGAGTTCGGCACCGGCGGGCCGCGCGTGCGCGTGGAGATCACGGCGCAGGGGACGTCGGGGCGCGGCGCGCCGACCGCACCGGCGACGCCGATCGCGCTCGACGTGCCGGTCTCGCCGCAGGGACCGACCGCGTTCGCGCCGCCGATCGGCGGAGCCGCGGTGCCGACGCCGCAGTGGCCGGTGTCTTCGCCTCCGTTCGGGCCGCCGGGCGTCGGTGTCTCTCCGAGCGCGCCGGGAGTCGGCGTGCCTCCGAGCGCACCGCCTCCGCCGATGGTCCTCTCGCCCGCGCCGATCCCACCGGGGGCATCGCCGAAGCTCTACGGGCAGAAGACCGTCGACCTGATGATCCAGTCGGCCGTCGCGGCGTCGCAGGGCGGCGGCCACACGCCTGCGCCGATTCCGCCGAGCGCTGCGCACGACACCGCGTACATCCGGAAGATCGCGGACGACGCGGCGGGCAAGAAGTCGCGGCCGATGGTGTTCGTGCTCGCCGTCGTGCTCGCGCTGTTCCTGGTCACGCTGTGCGGCGTGTCCGGGATCATCGCGGTGCTCTGGCTGCGCGCGTACGGCGCGTCGGTGTAG
- a CDS encoding Stp1/IreP family PP2C-type Ser/Thr phosphatase, producing the protein MSDRRNAAAGAGEGAQGAEGGAAPEARGSGSSLTDAVVAALANVSTPPPSPSSTSPGAPTESGTHGTNHSASDVAPVSQTVIAGGDATEKTIVDTTDAPRPSGEVVEASSRSREDDATEPSPIQAPVPHDVSSSDASRGDVARGDAPAPTDASAPNDATAPNDATAPNDASAPNDATERVATVQSTEGTLISSSEGEPTVRLGGAMIQHLTPESAKDAPEGIVIQYYGRTDVGLVREHNEDNFLVVDLSQERRGLGETPAILKTTLGDRGLVLAVCDGMGGAAAGEVASQMAVDTIHEVMQAGNPPKDRDQFARRLVRAVEEAGARIFSAAKMDRTRRGMGTTATVAGMIDSTLFVGQVGDSRAYVLRGDQFALITKDQSLVNQLIEAGQLTEEEAEAFEHSNIILQALGTTEEVTVDLTFLELRRGDRLLMCSDGLSGLVHGDMMREVLKSSRDLSEAAQQLIAMANAGGGHDNITVIVAEFDGATLRPASNEVRVAYQQYPLPPADPADAEPLPPRPTTIKSGGPKPGADVKLEPSRDDASGVEGGAGGRWWVAGLVLLLILVCVAALIVLMDTGEHTSAADVAPTTRVTIESTVSSRAPSASPRVEYGRVAIVTDVEAGVLYVDGIARSGAPTATLTLPAGEHRLEVRQGEVRIAEARVTIEPGAEAHVDLTMPAGAMPEGLGGEELAATASPSTPPAAAPVHAQQPATRARAESSQARPIPAQAPAEPGSVL; encoded by the coding sequence ATGAGCGACCGCCGGAATGCTGCCGCGGGCGCCGGCGAGGGCGCGCAGGGCGCCGAGGGCGGAGCCGCGCCCGAAGCGCGCGGCAGCGGCTCGTCGCTCACCGACGCGGTGGTCGCGGCGCTCGCGAACGTGAGCACGCCGCCGCCCTCGCCGTCTTCCACGTCGCCCGGAGCGCCGACCGAGAGCGGCACTCACGGCACGAACCACTCCGCGAGCGACGTCGCGCCGGTCAGCCAGACGGTGATCGCGGGCGGCGACGCGACGGAGAAGACGATCGTCGACACGACCGACGCGCCCCGACCCTCGGGCGAGGTGGTCGAGGCGAGCTCGCGTTCGCGCGAGGACGACGCGACCGAGCCATCGCCGATCCAGGCACCCGTTCCCCACGATGTCTCGTCGAGCGATGCGTCTCGCGGTGACGTCGCTCGGGGCGACGCGCCGGCGCCGACCGACGCGTCGGCTCCGAACGACGCGACCGCTCCGAACGACGCGACCGCTCCGAACGACGCGAGCGCTCCAAATGACGCGACGGAGCGCGTCGCGACGGTGCAGTCGACCGAAGGCACGCTGATCAGCTCGAGCGAGGGCGAGCCCACGGTTCGCCTCGGCGGCGCGATGATCCAGCACCTGACGCCCGAGAGCGCGAAGGACGCGCCCGAGGGGATCGTCATCCAGTACTACGGCCGCACCGACGTCGGCCTGGTCCGCGAGCACAACGAGGACAACTTCCTCGTCGTCGATCTCTCGCAGGAGCGTCGCGGTCTCGGCGAGACGCCGGCGATCCTGAAGACGACGCTCGGCGATCGCGGGCTCGTGCTCGCGGTGTGCGACGGCATGGGCGGCGCGGCGGCGGGCGAGGTCGCGTCGCAGATGGCCGTCGACACGATCCACGAGGTCATGCAGGCGGGCAATCCGCCGAAGGATCGTGATCAGTTCGCGCGGCGGCTGGTGCGCGCGGTGGAAGAGGCGGGCGCGCGCATCTTCTCCGCGGCGAAGATGGATCGCACGCGTCGCGGCATGGGCACGACCGCGACGGTCGCGGGGATGATCGACTCGACGCTCTTCGTCGGTCAGGTCGGCGACAGCCGCGCGTACGTGCTGCGCGGTGATCAGTTCGCGCTGATCACGAAGGACCAGTCGCTGGTCAATCAGCTGATCGAGGCCGGGCAGCTCACGGAAGAAGAGGCCGAGGCCTTCGAGCACTCGAACATCATCCTGCAGGCGCTCGGGACGACCGAGGAGGTCACGGTCGACCTCACGTTCCTCGAGCTGCGCCGCGGGGATCGCCTGCTGATGTGCTCGGACGGCCTCTCGGGGCTCGTCCACGGCGACATGATGCGCGAGGTGCTGAAGAGCTCGCGCGATCTGAGCGAGGCCGCGCAGCAGCTCATCGCGATGGCGAACGCCGGCGGTGGGCACGACAACATCACGGTGATCGTCGCGGAGTTCGACGGCGCGACGCTGCGCCCTGCGTCGAACGAGGTGCGCGTCGCGTACCAGCAGTATCCGCTGCCGCCTGCAGATCCGGCGGATGCCGAGCCGCTCCCGCCGCGTCCGACGACGATCAAGTCGGGTGGTCCGAAGCCGGGCGCCGACGTGAAGCTCGAGCCGTCGCGTGACGACGCGTCGGGCGTGGAGGGCGGTGCGGGCGGGCGCTGGTGGGTCGCGGGGCTCGTCCTGCTGCTGATCCTCGTGTGCGTTGCGGCGCTCATCGTGCTGATGGACACCGGCGAGCACACGAGCGCGGCGGACGTCGCGCCGACGACGCGGGTGACGATCGAGAGCACCGTGTCGAGCCGCGCGCCGAGCGCGTCGCCGCGCGTCGAGTACGGGCGCGTCGCGATCGTGACCGATGTCGAAGCGGGCGTGCTCTACGTCGACGGCATCGCGCGCTCGGGCGCGCCCACGGCGACGCTGACGCTGCCCGCGGGCGAGCATCGGCTCGAGGTGCGGCAGGGCGAGGTGCGGATCGCCGAGGCGCGCGTGACCATCGAGCCGGGCGCGGAAGCGCACGTGGATCTCACGATGCCCGCGGGCGCGATGCCCGAGGGGCTGGGCGGCGAGGAGCTCGCCGCGACGGCGTCGCCGAGCACGCCGCCGGCGGCCGCGCCGGTGCACGCGCAGCAGCCCGCGACGCGCGCGCGGGCCGAGAGCTCGCAGGCGCGACCGATTCCGGCGCAGGCGCCTGCGGAGCCCGGCTCGGTCCTCTGA
- a CDS encoding FHA domain-containing protein gives MNCKNCGRQNPSGSLYCQDCGHRLGDWVPPERPGKMPTPPTGIARQREGAPAAPAMQVCPRCGSANATHMRFCNNCGFQLGGGAPAAAPAPQQQAPAYAFSPPQQPAFSPPAFSAPVSSSAGPVCWRCRAAGDAGAEFCKFCGARYADDPSRAAGAAPAPFAGSTVGSAIAAYAAAAPNNAPPPGHPHAAHPHPGHPHAAHAHNGAAPMPQMGAAPMGMAAPMGMPMHGAPAPVMSPAPAQPMPISAPRVREATQLESQRAEAPRAEGAPRALLVAILKDGSDGRVYPIHDEQTDIGRSEGHLVLADDPYLSARHARVLVRGDQLVLRDLDSVNGIYVRLREPVDLHDADMILLGQQVVRFEVLAESELPLGPATHRGVLVFGTPEVPRIARLVQYTTEGVGRDVHYLYRDETVIGREQGDIVCTDDPFMSRRHAAITVDRSQRRFVLRDLGSSNGTAIRIRGERVLRPGDQFRIGRHLFRYDRPGDPAGGRAQA, from the coding sequence ATGAACTGCAAGAACTGCGGTCGGCAGAACCCGTCCGGCAGCCTCTACTGCCAGGACTGCGGGCACCGGCTCGGGGATTGGGTTCCGCCGGAGCGACCGGGGAAGATGCCGACGCCTCCGACCGGCATCGCGCGCCAGAGAGAAGGCGCGCCCGCGGCGCCCGCGATGCAGGTGTGCCCGCGATGCGGCAGCGCGAACGCGACGCACATGCGGTTCTGCAACAACTGCGGGTTCCAGCTCGGCGGCGGCGCTCCCGCGGCGGCCCCCGCACCGCAGCAGCAGGCGCCGGCCTACGCGTTCTCTCCCCCGCAGCAGCCTGCGTTCTCGCCGCCGGCGTTCTCCGCGCCGGTCTCGTCGAGCGCGGGGCCGGTGTGCTGGCGATGTCGCGCGGCGGGCGATGCGGGCGCGGAGTTCTGCAAGTTCTGCGGGGCGCGCTACGCGGACGATCCCTCGCGCGCGGCCGGTGCGGCGCCTGCGCCGTTCGCTGGATCGACGGTCGGCTCGGCGATCGCGGCGTACGCCGCGGCCGCGCCGAACAACGCGCCGCCGCCCGGGCACCCGCACGCCGCGCACCCGCATCCCGGGCACCCGCACGCCGCGCACGCGCACAACGGGGCCGCGCCGATGCCGCAGATGGGCGCGGCGCCGATGGGCATGGCCGCGCCGATGGGCATGCCGATGCACGGCGCGCCCGCGCCCGTGATGTCGCCCGCGCCCGCGCAGCCGATGCCGATCTCGGCACCGCGCGTCCGCGAGGCGACGCAGCTCGAGTCTCAGCGCGCCGAGGCACCGCGCGCAGAGGGCGCGCCGCGCGCGCTGCTCGTCGCGATCCTCAAGGACGGCTCGGACGGACGCGTCTATCCGATCCACGACGAGCAGACCGACATCGGGCGCAGCGAGGGGCACCTCGTCCTCGCCGACGATCCGTACCTCTCGGCGCGCCACGCGCGCGTGCTCGTGCGCGGCGATCAGCTCGTCCTGCGCGACCTCGACAGCGTCAACGGGATCTACGTGCGGCTGCGCGAGCCGGTCGATCTGCACGACGCCGACATGATCCTGCTCGGGCAGCAGGTCGTGCGCTTCGAGGTGCTCGCGGAGAGCGAGCTGCCGCTCGGCCCGGCGACGCATCGCGGGGTGCTCGTGTTCGGGACGCCCGAGGTCCCGCGCATCGCCCGGCTCGTCCAGTACACGACGGAAGGTGTTGGACGGGACGTGCACTACCTGTATCGTGACGAGACCGTGATCGGGCGCGAGCAGGGGGACATCGTGTGCACCGACGATCCCTTCATGTCGCGGCGACATGCGGCGATCACCGTCGACCGCTCGCAGCGACGGTTCGTGCTGCGCGATCTCGGCTCGTCGAACGGGACGGCGATCCGCATCCGCGGTGAGCGCGTGCTGCGCCCCGGGGATCAGTTCCGGATCGGACGTCATCTCTTCCGCTACGATCGACCCGGCGATCCTGCCGGAGGGCGCGCGCAAGCATGA
- a CDS encoding tetratricopeptide repeat protein yields MGRCAEAIAIAIAIAGCVPTISQPRGEAHLDAMAEAGRHHSHGRDREAAIAYERAAEHAERRVDRDEAEWRQAQALRREGSIDDALAILDRIAERTPIARRTVRARFEAARLRLERGERDCALASLRVVVRDHPSHGQASRALVLLVRALREESDDVALAELRALDGHVASSDLHDDVLTHLAEIHLARGERAAARALYERIADEHPYPQGERWDDTLWRLADLAEQDGDPRAAIAYLERMITPRSEGIPPGSYTQPRMPDAALRIARLQRDALRDHDAAARAYRRAYDAFPTSRVRDDALVELGELQLDAGERDAGCATLRRATGELEVGAAHRRALQRSARDCR; encoded by the coding sequence GTGGGGCGATGCGCTGAGGCGATCGCGATCGCGATCGCGATCGCCGGATGTGTGCCCACGATCTCGCAGCCACGCGGAGAGGCGCACCTCGACGCGATGGCGGAGGCCGGCCGGCACCACTCGCACGGTCGCGATCGCGAGGCCGCGATCGCATACGAGCGCGCGGCCGAGCACGCCGAGCGTCGCGTCGATCGCGACGAGGCGGAGTGGCGGCAGGCCCAGGCGCTCCGGCGCGAAGGCTCGATCGACGACGCGCTCGCCATCCTCGATCGGATCGCGGAGCGCACGCCGATCGCGCGCCGGACGGTGCGCGCACGCTTCGAAGCCGCGCGGCTGCGGCTCGAGCGCGGAGAGCGCGATTGCGCGCTCGCTTCGCTGCGCGTCGTCGTGCGCGATCATCCGTCGCACGGTCAGGCGTCGCGTGCGCTGGTGCTGCTGGTGCGCGCGCTGCGCGAGGAGAGCGACGACGTCGCGCTCGCGGAGCTGCGCGCGCTCGACGGCCACGTCGCGTCGAGCGATCTGCACGACGACGTGCTCACGCACCTCGCCGAGATCCATCTCGCGCGCGGCGAGCGCGCTGCGGCACGCGCGCTCTACGAGCGCATCGCCGACGAGCACCCGTACCCGCAGGGCGAGCGCTGGGACGACACGCTCTGGCGCCTCGCGGACCTCGCGGAGCAGGACGGAGATCCGCGCGCCGCGATCGCGTACCTCGAGCGGATGATCACGCCGCGCTCCGAGGGCATTCCGCCCGGCAGCTACACCCAGCCGCGCATGCCCGACGCCGCGCTTCGCATCGCACGCCTGCAGCGCGACGCGCTGCGCGATCACGATGCCGCCGCACGCGCGTATCGGCGCGCTTACGACGCGTTCCCGACGTCACGCGTGCGCGACGACGCGCTCGTCGAGCTCGGCGAGCTGCAGCTCGACGCAGGGGAGCGCGACGCGGGGTGCGCGACGTTGCGGCGCGCGACGGGCGAGCTCGAGGTCGGCGCGGCGCACCGACGCGCGCTCCAGCGGAGCGCGCGCGACTGTCGCTGA